Within the Hevea brasiliensis isolate MT/VB/25A 57/8 chromosome 2, ASM3005281v1, whole genome shotgun sequence genome, the region ACAATAAGTTCTTCATTAATTATTACTTTGGTTCTAACAATCACACGTAAGTGGCAACACAGACGGTGCTTTACCAGGAACATGCACAAGATATCCCATTAACAAACTGGAAACACCAGTAACATGCACAAAATCTTTAGAAGCCTTCAGGTGTTCATTGGCTATGATACACAATGATATAAGTGACAACACTAATAAAAATTTCCACTTCTTGTCAGCAGCTCGATAAAGAGTGCAAATATTCCATTTCAGTGTTAATAAACATGCACTGATTGTTATGGagttataatgaaaaattaaaaaaaaaaaaaaaaaaaaaacgcatATTACAAATTGAGAGGCTTCCTTGCTggcaatatcatctcaatagctttCTTTCCAGCGACAACCTCAATGGTCTTCAGACTGATTTTCAAATATAGCTGTGATGACTGTACTTGATCTCTCCAAATATCAAAACATTTGCCACCTTTTTGCTTGctgcttgaaataattttatcCTATCCTGCAACCTGCTTTTGCAGCCCTTGACATTTTAGGAAGTGCATCGATATTGTGCCTTAGACCTCCTTGTAAGCCTGACGAGGACTTGCTGGAAACTAAAGAAATAAAATTCAAAGAAGACAAGGTCGTTTAATATAGCGACCAAGGATGAATAAAAGCACTAGGCAGTGGTGGGTTGGGGGGAGAAATAAAGAATGAGAAAAGCAGAAGCTACCTGAAAAGTTTTCAACTTCTAGGAGTTATCATGTGCCCTCGATGCTTCAAGGATGCTCCCTACCCACCTGCCAAGGAAAAAAAGGAAGAGTTATCATGTGAAGAATTTGTTTAACATGCCCTGTCTGGAAAATTATCTATTGGACTGAAGGAAAAAAGTGGCAAAACAAATTTATTCCTctcatgaaattaaaaataacatcAAATCAagaaagtaatatatatatatgtgtgtgtgtgtgtgtgtgtgtgtgtgtgagagagagagagagagagagagagagagagagagattgtaaCAAAATATCTGATTGCAGTCAGATAGATGTCTTTTACATAAAAAGATATCACAAAGACAAGAAGAATGACGAGAATGACACAGAATGCTTTGGACTCTAGTTACCATAACTGCTTCTGCTATAGGACCACAAGGCTTAACATTTAAGAGCTAGGGACATTCACTACTTACAATAAAAGCATGCTTGTCTTGTGACAGAACCTCAATCTGCTGAGTCAATTTAAAGGTCTAGAACAACAGACATTATGAGATCTTGATGCAAGCCAGTGTTAATGCTGTAGCTATGAGATGGATATCTAAATACCAGTAAACAATATTCCAGAGAGATTGACACAAGAAAGAACAGGTACATTGAGTGAGGAGTACCCTTCAAAACCTGGATGAGTTGGAAAGTACACATTTTTCAATCCCAAGCTTTTTGCTGCTGAAGCAGTTGTCTCACCAATGCAGGCCACTGAATTATTCCACTGCTTTGATTCTGAAATAAGATTGAACCAGGCACTGTGCAATGAAGGCATATGAACTAAGTACACAGAATTGAATACTTGGTCAATCTGATTAGCTCAAAGTGGGGTGGGGGACAGAGAGTGGTTTCCATGAAGTTCTTATGATATCAAAAAGCACCAAGAAGGTGCCACTACCATAAATCTGTAATGACCAAAGGTATAGGGTAGACAGAGCAGCAAGTTGGATTGAAGAACGTCCTTATCAacagggggaaaaaaaaaaagaaagtaattTCAATAGACTCTATCTCAGGGAACTGATATCCCAATCCCCCACCCCCTTTGCAGAGTCCACAGCTACTCAGGCAGCTCCAGTCAAACtatcaaattttattaaaaatgcaACTGACTTACCGAACTGCAGATGGAGAAGCAACTGCAATGACTGGGCAAAAAAGTGCCTGCTTCAGCACCATTTGGTCAACATGATCAACAGGTACCTGAAAATGACAAAGTGACAATTACAAATGAGGGTACCTGATGACACATATCACTAATTTATCCATGACATTCCTATCTAATTAGTGCATTGGTATCACAGATAAAGACAAGGATAACAAAGCAACACTCTTAAATACAACAAGAACAAGGTGATAAAGTGGAACTCAGAGGTTAAGGACTACTAAAATATGCTGCTGACCTTTATAAGGATGATCTTTTGAACACAACCATTCAATTATTCTGCTACATGTCTCCATCTAGCTTAATCAATTCCTAGGTTCTTAGTCAGTTTATGAACTGAATCTTGATTTTTAAACTAAAAGGGCAGAAATGACCTCAAGTCAAGGAACATCTAAGGCTGCCTTAAAACCCAAATAAGGAGAGCCACCCATGATGAACCTACTGATGTACAAGCATCATAGTTAGGTCTGAGGAGTATTGGCCAATAAATCCATGGAATTCTTGATAAATATTAAAGTTCAGGAGGCCTACCCTAGCAATAAAGATTACCCAGAAGGCAGTTGCTGGTCAGTCATCAATTAATTTAACCCCATTTCAGATAAGAAATTATGAAACTAGCACAAACAAAACCTACTTTATGAGTTTTATCAATGCACTCATTTTCTAAGTATTGAAGTAAAGTTAGAAGAGCACAATGAAGTGCTAAAATTAAAATCCTTACTGTTGAGTATGCATTTAGTCTCACAACCTCAAATCCACGATTTGACAGGCCTTCCTCTgaaacataagtaaaattttcaaaattattctTTCACAGCTTCCcacatataaataaatttttgcaAGCAAAGCATACAACCAGAACGATTAAATACCAATCTCATTACTTGCTTTGGCAGAAGCTGGATACAACACAGTACATCTTCCATTCTCGCTCTTTGGAAGTTCTGATGCCAAAACCTTGCCTGTTGCTGAAGAGTGAAAGAATTCATGAAAAAGGGAACATGAGACACTTTGCTAGGAAAATCATAACCGTTTGGTGATATGGTGAAGCATAATAAGGAAAAGCTCAATGCAggcatatatttatattattgccAGCATATTTATACATCTGTGAATACCTTTAGACGGTGCAAAGGCAATATCAAGAGATTGCCCTGATGATTGTACCACTTCATTAAAAATGCTCGCTGTACCTGCTCCTACAACCCCTATCTTAACATTTGGGGTACCAGCTGCCCTAAGGACCAAGTTAAGGACGAGTTTATTGATTTATATTAACTTCTCTGACAGAAAAATAAAGAGAGGTATGCTGTTTAGATAAACAAGAATGAACAATAGTTCTAGTCTATATGTCCTTTAGATACACTAATTTAAGACCTCGCTACTAACATTTAGCATCCTACATATCTGATTCATAACAAGCACAGGTTTTGCAAACTCTACGTCCAGTATCCAAAGAATACATT harbors:
- the LOC110648843 gene encoding uroporphyrinogen-III synthase, chloroplastic isoform X2, producing MGSLSNTSPMAQLSHFCLALLPPSASSAPFCLQFHPRISFPTPSFQIRACSSSSSTSISAAKPKVVVTRERGKNGKLIKALAKHGINCLELPLIQHTEGPDLDRLPSVLSNTSFDWVVITSPEAGSVFLEAWKAAGTPNVKIGVVGAGTASIFNEVVQSSGQSLDIAFAPSKATGKVLASELPKSENGRCTVLYPASAKASNEIEEGLSNRGFEVVRLNAYSTVPVDHVDQMVLKQALFCPVIAVASPSAVRAWFNLISESKQWNNSVACIGETTASAAKSLGLKNVYFPTHPGFEGYSSLNVGREHP
- the LOC110648843 gene encoding uroporphyrinogen-III synthase, chloroplastic isoform X1; the encoded protein is MGSLSNTSPMAQLSHFCLALLPPSASSAPFCLQFHPRISFPTPSFQIRACSSSSSTSISAAKPKVVVTRERGKNGKLIKALAKHGINCLELPLIQHTEGPDLDRLPSVLSNTSFDWVVITSPEAGSVFLEAWKAAGTPNVKIGVVGAGTASIFNEVVQSSGQSLDIAFAPSKATGKVLASELPKSENGRCTVLYPASAKASNEIEEGLSNRGFEVVRLNAYSTVPVDHVDQMVLKQALFCPVIAVASPSAVRAWFNLISESKQWNNSVACIGETTASAAKSLGLKNVYFPTHPGFEGWVGSILEASRAHDNS